One genomic segment of Nocardioides cavernaquae includes these proteins:
- a CDS encoding peptidoglycan-binding domain-containing protein, with product MSSNTFKRRGVLGLTAGLVLSATTALAVTTTPAEAVLPNVNMEYVVVQAQVEPLRGQTGLAGNDSVRLVQSALRAKGLSTAVDGWYGNSTTSAYSAWQRRLGYSGLAANGLPGPTSLTKLGYNRYNVIRKISVGGMTTYSSKKVNQRTRNMLVSADAKVPFSLVVTQGSYNAGGVAASAGTHDGGGAVDISVSALSSTQRWQAIAALRTVGFAAWLRTPSQGNWPYHIHAIAIGDTDLSSGARNQVADYYVGRNGLASHAADNTPSAYRRAFTWYEKSKRS from the coding sequence ATGTCATCGAACACCTTCAAGCGGCGCGGCGTCCTCGGCCTGACCGCAGGTCTCGTCCTCTCCGCCACGACCGCCCTCGCGGTCACCACCACCCCTGCCGAAGCCGTCCTGCCGAACGTCAACATGGAGTACGTCGTCGTCCAGGCGCAGGTCGAGCCGCTCCGGGGCCAGACCGGTCTCGCCGGCAACGACTCGGTCCGCCTCGTCCAGTCGGCCCTCCGGGCCAAGGGCCTGAGCACCGCCGTCGACGGCTGGTACGGCAACAGCACCACGTCGGCGTACTCCGCGTGGCAGCGACGCCTCGGCTACTCCGGCCTCGCCGCCAACGGCCTGCCGGGCCCGACCTCGCTGACCAAGCTCGGCTACAACCGCTACAACGTCATCCGGAAGATCTCGGTCGGCGGGATGACCACCTACAGCAGCAAGAAGGTCAACCAGCGCACCCGCAACATGCTGGTCTCCGCTGACGCCAAGGTGCCGTTCTCGCTGGTCGTCACCCAGGGCTCCTACAACGCGGGTGGCGTCGCTGCCTCCGCCGGCACCCACGACGGCGGCGGCGCGGTCGACATCAGCGTCTCCGCGCTCAGCTCCACGCAGCGCTGGCAGGCCATCGCGGCACTCCGCACCGTGGGCTTCGCTGCCTGGCTGCGCACGCCGAGCCAGGGCAACTGGCCCTACCACATCCACGCCATCGCGATCGGTGACACCGACCTCTCCTCGGGCGCCCGCAACCAGGTCGCTGACTACTACGTCGGCAGGAACGGCCTGGCCAGCCACGCCGCGGACAACACGCCCTCGGCGTACCGTCGGGCGTTCACCTGGTACGAGAAGTCCAAGCGCAGCTGA
- a CDS encoding PhoX family protein has product MTTTPSKRRMLPLLTDGPHGSRSAATCFYRCGNACDHPEPNTSGNTHVSSIIEKALARRTVLAAAGVGAGALVIGGLANNAAAGPRVPRSTAAAGGWTPVAPNVRDTVTVPDGYRTRAVINWGDPVLGDAPAFDPFAQTEESAAKQFGYNSDYVGVLPINDATALLVVNHEYTNEELMFPAGVYTPDEIRRIAIQSHGLSVVKIQRVGGPSSGQWRQADPENRYNRRITGTTQFEMTGPAAGHDRLRTTADPSGRKVLGTFNNCAGGQTPWGTVLSGEENFNQYFGKSGALDARYTTSYARYGISGTGDRGWKSVDPRFDLTAEPHEPFRFGWIVEIDPFNPTSTPRKHTMLGRFKHEGANIQIAADGRAVAYMGDDERGDYMYKFVSADTFDARDTQASRLRNMQLLTRGTLYVARLTGDDAFAVDASGNFTPADGEYDGLGTWIPLTSDTTSYVAGMSVAEVLIDTRLAADKVAPTRMDRPEDVQPNPVNGKIYAALTNNSDRAKKWPVDEANPIASSYTRPSLGAPLTKASGNRNGYVLEITEGGGDHTGTSFAWTLLLVCGDPESPETYFSGFPKDQVSPISCPDNVAFDSVGNLWISTDGAVLGGNDGLFRCPVAGTERGHVQQFLTVPVGAETCGPLITHDDLSVWVAVQHPGEGTGSTFATPDSTWPHTHEFPRPGVVVTWKA; this is encoded by the coding sequence ATGACGACGACCCCCTCGAAGCGGCGGATGCTGCCGCTGCTCACCGATGGCCCGCACGGGTCCCGTAGTGCCGCGACGTGCTTCTACCGCTGCGGCAACGCCTGCGACCACCCCGAGCCGAACACTTCCGGCAACACCCACGTCTCCTCGATCATCGAGAAGGCCCTCGCCCGCCGCACCGTCCTCGCCGCTGCTGGAGTCGGAGCCGGCGCACTGGTCATCGGCGGCCTGGCCAACAACGCCGCCGCCGGCCCTCGCGTGCCCCGCTCCACCGCCGCCGCGGGTGGCTGGACCCCCGTCGCTCCGAACGTCCGCGACACGGTCACCGTGCCCGACGGCTACCGGACCCGCGCCGTCATCAACTGGGGCGACCCGGTCCTGGGCGATGCCCCCGCGTTCGACCCCTTCGCCCAGACCGAGGAGTCGGCGGCGAAGCAGTTCGGCTACAACTCCGACTACGTCGGCGTCCTGCCGATCAACGACGCGACGGCCCTGCTCGTGGTGAACCACGAGTACACCAACGAGGAGCTCATGTTCCCCGCGGGCGTCTACACCCCCGACGAGATCCGCCGGATCGCGATCCAGTCGCACGGCCTGTCGGTCGTCAAGATCCAGCGCGTCGGCGGCCCCAGCTCCGGGCAGTGGCGCCAGGCCGACCCGGAGAACCGCTACAACCGCCGGATCACGGGCACCACGCAGTTCGAGATGACCGGCCCCGCCGCGGGCCACGACCGCCTGCGGACCACCGCTGACCCGTCCGGCCGCAAGGTCCTGGGCACGTTCAACAACTGCGCTGGCGGCCAGACGCCGTGGGGCACCGTGCTCTCGGGCGAGGAGAACTTCAACCAGTACTTCGGCAAGTCGGGTGCCCTCGACGCGCGGTACACCACGTCGTACGCCCGTTACGGGATCAGCGGCACGGGCGACCGGGGCTGGAAGTCGGTGGACCCGCGGTTCGACCTGACCGCCGAGCCGCACGAGCCGTTCCGCTTCGGCTGGATCGTCGAGATCGACCCGTTCAACCCCACGTCGACCCCGCGCAAGCACACGATGCTCGGCCGCTTCAAGCACGAGGGCGCCAACATCCAGATCGCCGCCGACGGCCGCGCGGTCGCCTACATGGGCGACGACGAGCGCGGCGACTACATGTACAAGTTCGTCTCGGCGGACACGTTCGACGCGCGCGACACCCAGGCCTCACGGCTGCGCAACATGCAGCTCCTCACGCGAGGCACGCTGTACGTCGCCCGCCTGACCGGCGATGACGCCTTCGCGGTCGACGCATCGGGCAACTTCACCCCGGCCGACGGCGAGTACGACGGTCTCGGCACCTGGATCCCGCTGACCAGCGACACCACGTCGTACGTCGCGGGGATGAGCGTCGCGGAGGTCCTGATCGACACCCGCCTGGCGGCCGACAAGGTGGCGCCCACGCGCATGGACCGCCCCGAGGACGTCCAGCCCAACCCCGTGAACGGCAAGATCTACGCGGCGCTGACCAACAACTCCGACCGGGCGAAGAAGTGGCCCGTCGACGAGGCCAACCCGATCGCATCGTCGTACACGCGCCCCTCGCTCGGGGCGCCGCTCACGAAGGCGTCGGGCAACCGCAACGGCTATGTCCTCGAGATCACCGAGGGCGGCGGCGACCACACGGGCACCTCGTTCGCCTGGACGCTGCTGCTCGTCTGCGGTGACCCGGAGTCGCCGGAGACCTACTTCTCGGGCTTCCCGAAGGACCAGGTCAGCCCGATCTCCTGCCCGGACAACGTCGCCTTCGACTCTGTCGGCAACCTGTGGATCTCCACCGACGGAGCGGTCCTCGGCGGCAACGACGGCCTCTTCCGCTGCCCGGTCGCGGGCACCGAGCGTGGCCACGTCCAGCAGTTCCTCACCGTGCCGGTCGGCGCGGAGACCTGCGGTCCGCTGATCACCCACGACGACTTGTCGGTCTGGGTCGCCGTGCAGCACCCGGGCGAGGGCACCGGCTCGACGTTCGCGACGCCGGACAGCACCTGGCCGCACACGCACGAGTTCCCGCGCCCCGGTGTCGTGGTGACCTGGAAGGCCTGA
- a CDS encoding 2-oxoacid:acceptor oxidoreductase subunit alpha encodes MQLTGDRFTQETAAFGNDLVTLPNFPAEIRAPQGTIPGVSSFQVHFADHDILTAGDSPDVLVAMNPAALKANVGDLAAGATIIVDTHDFSARNLVKAGYDVNPLDLLGDANDPLGAFQVQPVDLTGMTVEAVKEFGLSRKDAARAKNMFALGLLSWMYGRPIEPTITFLDKRFAKVPDIRDANITALKTGWNFGETTETFTVQYEVKPAAMAPGTYRNITGNLALSYGLVAAGVRSGLPVFLGSYPITPASDILHELSKHKAFGVTTFQAEDEIAGIGAAIGASFGGALGVTTTSGPGIALKGEAIGLAVMTELPLLVVNVQRGGPSTGLPTKTEQSDLLQAMFGRNGEAPVPIVAPQSPGDCFAAAVEAARIAITYRTPVMLLSDGYLANGSEPWRVPSVDDLPLIDPDFAVAPSEDAAAAFAPYSRDPETLARPWAIPGTPGLEHRIGGLEKGDGHGNISYEPANHDLMVRTRQAKVDAIAKSLPPLEVDDPSGAARVLVIGWGSTYGPIGAGVRRVRKAGYRVAQVHLRHLNPFPSDLGDILKRYDRVLVPEMNLGQLSLLLRGRYLVDAQGYNQVRGLPLKAAELADAIGALVADAEGIEVDLTPAREEEQS; translated from the coding sequence ATGCAGCTGACCGGAGACCGCTTCACACAGGAGACCGCCGCCTTCGGCAACGACCTGGTGACGCTGCCCAACTTCCCGGCCGAGATCCGCGCCCCGCAGGGCACCATCCCCGGCGTCTCGTCGTTCCAGGTGCACTTCGCAGACCACGACATCCTCACCGCGGGCGACTCCCCCGACGTGCTGGTCGCGATGAACCCCGCGGCCCTCAAGGCCAACGTCGGCGATCTCGCGGCCGGGGCGACGATCATCGTCGACACCCACGATTTCTCCGCGCGCAACCTCGTCAAGGCCGGCTACGACGTCAACCCGCTCGACCTGCTGGGTGACGCCAACGATCCGCTCGGCGCCTTCCAGGTCCAGCCCGTCGACCTGACCGGCATGACCGTCGAGGCGGTCAAGGAGTTCGGCCTGTCCCGCAAGGACGCCGCCCGCGCCAAGAACATGTTCGCCCTGGGGCTGCTCTCCTGGATGTACGGCCGTCCGATCGAGCCGACGATCACCTTCCTGGACAAGCGATTCGCCAAGGTCCCCGACATCCGCGACGCCAACATCACGGCGTTGAAGACCGGCTGGAACTTCGGCGAGACCACCGAGACCTTCACCGTCCAGTACGAGGTGAAGCCCGCCGCGATGGCGCCCGGCACCTACCGCAACATCACCGGCAACCTGGCGCTCTCCTACGGCCTGGTGGCAGCCGGTGTGCGCAGCGGCCTGCCGGTCTTCCTCGGGTCCTACCCGATCACGCCAGCCTCCGACATCCTCCACGAGCTGTCGAAGCACAAGGCCTTCGGCGTGACGACGTTCCAGGCCGAGGACGAGATCGCCGGCATCGGTGCCGCGATCGGCGCCTCCTTCGGCGGGGCGCTCGGCGTCACCACCACCTCCGGTCCCGGCATCGCCCTCAAGGGCGAGGCGATCGGCCTGGCCGTCATGACCGAGCTGCCGCTGCTCGTGGTCAACGTGCAGCGCGGCGGCCCGTCGACAGGCCTGCCCACCAAGACCGAGCAGTCCGACCTGCTCCAGGCGATGTTCGGACGCAACGGCGAGGCACCCGTGCCGATCGTCGCGCCCCAGTCCCCGGGCGACTGCTTCGCGGCCGCGGTCGAGGCTGCCCGCATCGCGATCACCTACCGCACCCCGGTCATGCTGCTCTCCGACGGCTATCTCGCCAACGGCTCCGAGCCCTGGCGGGTGCCTTCCGTGGATGACCTGCCGCTGATCGATCCCGATTTCGCGGTCGCTCCTTCCGAGGACGCGGCGGCCGCGTTCGCGCCGTACTCACGCGATCCGGAGACACTCGCCCGGCCCTGGGCGATCCCCGGCACTCCTGGTCTCGAGCACCGCATCGGCGGTCTGGAGAAGGGCGACGGCCACGGCAACATCTCCTACGAGCCGGCCAACCACGACCTGATGGTGCGGACCCGGCAGGCCAAGGTCGACGCGATCGCCAAGTCGCTGCCGCCGCTCGAGGTGGACGATCCGAGCGGCGCCGCTCGCGTGCTGGTGATCGGGTGGGGCTCGACCTACGGCCCGATCGGCGCCGGCGTACGCCGCGTGCGCAAGGCCGGCTACCGCGTCGCGCAGGTGCACCTGCGGCACCTCAACCCGTTCCCCTCCGATCTGGGCGACATCCTGAAGCGCTACGACAGGGTGCTCGTGCCGGAGATGAACCTCGGCCAGCTGTCGCTGCTGCTCCGCGGGAGATATCTGGTGGACGCGCAGGGCTACAACCAGGTGCGAGGCCTGCCGCTCAAGGCCGCCGAGCTCGCCGACGCGATCGGCGCGCTCGTTGCGGACGCCGAGGGCATCGAAGTCGACCTCACGCCCGCCCGCGAGGAGGAGCAGTCATGA
- a CDS encoding 2-oxoacid:ferredoxin oxidoreductase subunit beta, whose amino-acid sequence MTTELPFPGLRDVPTTDEPQNRKDYTSDQEVRWCPGCGDYAVLAAVQGFLPELHLKRENVVFVSGIGCSSRFPYYLDTYGMHSIHGRAPSIATGLATSRPDLSVFVVTGDGDALSIGGNHLIHALRRNVNMTILLFNNRIYGLTKGQYSPTSEVGKVTKSTPSGSIDHPFNPVSLALGAEASFVARTIDSDRKHLTAVLSAAAAHRGTSFVEIYQNCPIFNDGAFDAIKGRETASDALIPLVHGEPIRFGVDGARGLVRGPSGGVAVALVEEVGEDALLVHDAHDPDPSQAFAISRLTAADYLSQAPIGIFRQVDRPTYDDRARDQVSAAAAAVTGDPSTRLAGLISGGDTWTVA is encoded by the coding sequence ATGACCACCGAGCTCCCGTTCCCCGGCTTGCGCGACGTCCCGACCACCGACGAGCCACAGAACCGCAAGGACTACACCTCCGACCAGGAGGTGCGCTGGTGCCCGGGCTGCGGTGACTACGCCGTTCTCGCAGCGGTCCAGGGCTTCCTGCCCGAGCTCCACCTCAAGCGGGAGAACGTCGTCTTCGTCTCCGGCATCGGCTGCTCGTCGCGCTTCCCCTACTACCTCGACACCTACGGCATGCACTCGATCCACGGGCGGGCGCCGTCGATCGCGACCGGGCTGGCGACGTCGCGGCCGGACCTGTCCGTCTTCGTCGTCACCGGCGACGGCGACGCGCTCTCCATCGGCGGCAACCACCTGATCCATGCCCTGCGCCGCAACGTGAACATGACGATCCTGCTGTTCAACAACCGGATCTACGGGCTGACCAAGGGGCAGTACTCCCCCACCTCCGAGGTCGGCAAGGTGACCAAGTCGACCCCGTCCGGCTCGATCGACCACCCGTTCAACCCGGTGTCGCTCGCACTCGGCGCCGAGGCCTCGTTCGTGGCCCGCACGATCGACTCGGACCGCAAGCACCTCACCGCTGTGCTGTCGGCCGCCGCGGCGCACCGGGGCACGTCGTTCGTCGAGATCTACCAGAACTGCCCGATCTTCAACGACGGCGCCTTCGACGCGATCAAGGGCCGCGAAACCGCCTCCGACGCGCTGATCCCGCTCGTGCACGGAGAGCCCATCCGCTTCGGGGTGGACGGCGCACGCGGGTTGGTGCGTGGCCCCTCGGGCGGGGTGGCGGTGGCGCTCGTCGAGGAGGTCGGCGAGGACGCGCTCCTGGTTCACGACGCCCACGACCCGGACCCCTCGCAGGCATTCGCGATCTCGCGGCTGACCGCTGCGGACTACCTCAGCCAGGCGCCGATCGGCATCTTCCGCCAGGTCGACCGCCCGACGTACGACGACCGCGCGCGCGACCAGGTCTCCGCTGCCGCAGCCGCTGTGACGGGTGACCCGTCCACCCGGCTGGCCGGGCTGATCAGCGGTGGCGACACCTGGACCGTCGCCTGA
- the cysT gene encoding sulfate ABC transporter permease subunit CysT: MTSTIAETPGRAARKRRPARGVTALNRSTGLALGISLVWFSLLVLIPLAAVVVQATTGGWDGVLRVLQNPQTVAALKLTVVEAVLVTLLNVVMGTTIAWVLVRDRFPGASVLDVIIDIPFALPTIVAGLVLLATYGPKSPIGINIANSETAVFLALAFVTLPFVVRSVQPVLEELDKDVEEAASSLGASRLTTFRRVILPSLIPAIVGGAGMSFARAISEYGSLVLFAGSLPFHTEVASVRIVSAIENGDEGTAAVVATILLLVALVVIVALDYLQRRVTRRW; encoded by the coding sequence GTGACATCGACGATCGCTGAAACTCCTGGCCGGGCCGCGCGCAAGCGCCGCCCGGCCAGGGGCGTAACTGCCCTCAACAGGTCGACGGGACTTGCCCTTGGCATCTCCCTCGTCTGGTTCAGCCTGCTCGTGCTGATCCCGCTCGCCGCCGTCGTCGTCCAGGCGACCACCGGCGGCTGGGACGGCGTACTCCGCGTGCTGCAGAACCCCCAGACCGTCGCTGCCCTGAAGCTCACGGTCGTCGAGGCCGTGCTGGTCACGCTGCTCAACGTCGTGATGGGTACGACGATCGCGTGGGTGCTCGTGCGTGACCGGTTCCCCGGTGCGTCGGTGCTGGACGTCATCATCGACATCCCGTTCGCGCTCCCGACGATCGTGGCCGGCCTGGTGCTGCTCGCGACCTACGGACCGAAGAGCCCGATCGGCATCAACATCGCGAACTCCGAGACCGCCGTCTTCCTGGCGCTGGCCTTCGTGACGCTGCCCTTCGTCGTCCGCTCGGTGCAGCCTGTTCTCGAGGAGCTCGACAAGGACGTGGAAGAGGCGGCCTCGTCGCTCGGTGCGAGCCGGCTCACCACGTTCCGCCGGGTCATCCTCCCCAGCCTGATCCCGGCCATCGTCGGCGGGGCAGGCATGTCGTTCGCCCGTGCGATCAGTGAGTACGGATCGCTCGTGCTGTTCGCGGGCAGCCTGCCGTTCCACACCGAGGTGGCGTCGGTCCGCATCGTCAGCGCGATCGAGAACGGCGACGAGGGCACCGCGGCAGTCGTCGCGACGATCCTGCTGCTGGTCGCGCTCGTCGTCATCGTGGCGCTCGACTACCTGCAGAGGCGGGTGACCCGACGATGGTGA
- a CDS encoding sulfate ABC transporter substrate-binding protein: MDMGIKLKTAVATSLVGVLGLTACGGADTAGGKGEVIDLVAYSTPQIAFQKIETLFKKTDEGKGVTFKESYGPSGDQSRAVESGQKADFVNFSLESDVTRLVDAKKVDADWKTATGHDGIVADSVVVLVVRKGNPKKIEGWDDLIKPGVGIVSPNPASSGGARWNTLAAWGHVIANGGTEAEAKDYLTQYFKNAVSLPGSARDALTSFTSGNGDVLVSYENEAILARQKGEDVDYIVPDQTLLIETPAAVTTSGGQAAKDFTKFLFTEPAQAEFLKSGYRPVVDGVTGDVEGANDPSDPFPTPKTLLTIAKDFGGWDAAKKKFFDEENGIVTLIQIATGTSE, translated from the coding sequence ATGGACATGGGCATCAAGCTCAAGACCGCAGTTGCAACCTCTCTGGTGGGAGTGCTGGGCCTGACCGCGTGCGGTGGAGCAGACACCGCTGGCGGCAAGGGCGAGGTCATCGACCTCGTTGCGTACTCGACGCCGCAGATCGCCTTCCAGAAGATCGAGACCCTCTTCAAGAAGACCGACGAAGGCAAGGGCGTCACCTTCAAGGAGTCCTACGGCCCCTCCGGTGACCAGAGCCGTGCCGTCGAGAGCGGCCAGAAGGCTGACTTCGTCAACTTCTCGCTCGAGAGTGACGTGACCCGTCTGGTCGACGCCAAGAAGGTCGACGCCGACTGGAAGACCGCGACCGGCCACGACGGCATCGTCGCCGACTCCGTCGTCGTTCTCGTTGTCCGCAAGGGCAACCCGAAGAAGATCGAGGGCTGGGACGACCTGATCAAGCCGGGCGTCGGCATCGTCAGCCCGAACCCCGCCTCCTCCGGTGGTGCTCGTTGGAACACCCTCGCGGCCTGGGGTCACGTGATCGCCAACGGTGGCACCGAGGCGGAGGCCAAGGACTACCTGACCCAGTACTTCAAGAACGCTGTCTCGCTCCCGGGTTCGGCCCGCGATGCGCTGACCTCGTTCACGAGCGGCAACGGTGACGTCCTCGTCTCCTACGAGAACGAGGCGATCCTGGCTCGTCAGAAGGGCGAGGACGTGGACTACATCGTCCCCGACCAGACCCTGCTGATCGAGACCCCGGCTGCGGTCACCACGAGCGGCGGCCAGGCGGCCAAGGACTTCACGAAGTTCCTCTTCACCGAGCCGGCGCAGGCGGAGTTCCTGAAGTCGGGCTACCGCCCGGTGGTGGACGGCGTCACCGGTGACGTCGAGGGCGCCAACGACCCGAGCGACCCGTTCCCGACCCCGAAGACCCTGCTGACCATCGCCAAGGACTTCGGCGGCTGGGACGCGGCGAAGAAGAAGTTCTTCGACGAGGAGAACGGCATCGTCACCCTCATCCAGATCGCCACGGGCACCTCAGAGTGA
- a CDS encoding polyprenyl synthetase family protein: MSPESSGPALALPVLDEELAARLRARLVEVEEALSGHIQSEAAFVTEAARHLMDAGGKRFRPLLVLLAAETGPNAASDEVIHAACVVELTHLASLYHDDVMDEADLRRGADSANARWDNHVAILTGDWLFSKSSELTADLGPDAVRIQAHTFSRLVEGQILETVPPASPEVALEHHLRVVAGKTGSLIATSALYGARFAGAPREIEDALAAYGEIVGAAFQISDDILDIASESDESGKTPGTDLREGVPTLPVLLVRRAGRPEDARLISLLDGDLSSDEALAEALVLLRAHPAMAEARAYVVARAQEAKDLLKVLAEGPVRDALEAFADVVATRTA; the protein is encoded by the coding sequence GTGAGTCCAGAATCGTCCGGCCCTGCCCTCGCTCTCCCCGTCCTCGACGAGGAGCTGGCGGCGCGTCTGCGCGCCCGCCTGGTCGAGGTGGAGGAGGCGCTCTCCGGCCACATCCAGAGCGAGGCGGCCTTCGTCACCGAGGCCGCGCGCCACCTCATGGATGCCGGCGGCAAGCGCTTCCGGCCGCTGCTGGTGCTGCTCGCTGCCGAGACCGGTCCCAACGCAGCGTCCGACGAGGTCATCCACGCTGCCTGCGTCGTCGAGCTGACCCACCTGGCGTCGCTCTACCACGACGACGTCATGGACGAGGCCGACCTGCGCCGCGGCGCCGACTCGGCCAACGCCCGCTGGGACAACCACGTCGCGATCCTCACTGGCGACTGGCTCTTCTCGAAGTCCTCGGAGCTGACCGCCGACCTCGGCCCGGACGCCGTGCGCATCCAGGCCCACACGTTCAGCCGGCTCGTCGAGGGCCAGATCCTCGAGACCGTGCCGCCTGCCTCGCCCGAGGTTGCGCTGGAGCACCACCTGCGCGTGGTCGCCGGCAAGACCGGCTCGCTGATCGCGACGTCCGCGCTCTACGGTGCCCGCTTCGCCGGAGCGCCCCGCGAGATCGAGGACGCCCTCGCGGCGTACGGCGAGATCGTCGGCGCTGCGTTCCAGATCAGCGACGACATCCTCGACATCGCCTCCGAGTCCGACGAGTCCGGAAAGACCCCGGGCACCGACCTTCGCGAAGGCGTGCCGACCCTGCCCGTCCTGCTCGTACGCCGCGCCGGCCGGCCCGAGGACGCCCGCCTGATCTCGTTGCTGGACGGGGATCTCTCCTCCGACGAGGCGCTCGCCGAGGCGCTCGTGCTCCTGCGGGCCCACCCGGCGATGGCTGAGGCTCGGGCCTACGTCGTCGCGCGTGCGCAGGAGGCCAAGGACCTGCTCAAGGTGCTGGCCGAGGGACCCGTCCGCGACGCCCTCGAGGCGTTCGCCGACGTCGTCGCCACCCGCACCGCCTGA
- a CDS encoding sulfate ABC transporter permease subunit, which produces MVKTPLLLRYVLRIVVVGYLFLLVAWPVSLVVRNTFADGFDALSFALADPNVIHALQLTAVVAVISVVINTVFGVTISLLIVRNEFPGRRLLTILLDVPMSVSPVVVGLALVLVFNSEDGWFGTTLAGWGIQIIYSTPGIVLATVFVALPLVIREIIPTLQEVGDEQEWAARSLGANAVQTFRLITLPTIKWAVIYGVVLALARSVGEYGAVKIVSGNVIGSTQTATLLVEERYQAFDQPTAYAVAFMLAMAAVICIVIVAILRPKHSEA; this is translated from the coding sequence ATGGTGAAGACTCCGCTCCTGCTGCGCTACGTCCTCCGGATCGTCGTGGTGGGTTACCTGTTCCTGCTGGTTGCCTGGCCGGTGTCCCTGGTCGTGCGCAACACCTTCGCCGACGGGTTCGACGCGCTCAGCTTCGCGCTCGCCGACCCCAACGTGATCCATGCGCTTCAGCTGACCGCGGTGGTCGCGGTGATCTCGGTGGTGATCAACACCGTCTTCGGCGTCACGATCTCGCTGCTGATCGTGCGCAACGAGTTCCCTGGGCGGCGGTTGCTGACCATCCTGCTGGACGTGCCGATGTCGGTGTCGCCGGTGGTGGTCGGTCTCGCACTGGTGCTGGTCTTCAACTCCGAGGACGGCTGGTTCGGCACGACACTGGCCGGCTGGGGCATCCAGATCATCTACTCCACGCCGGGCATCGTGCTGGCCACCGTCTTCGTGGCTCTCCCCCTGGTGATCCGGGAGATCATCCCGACACTCCAGGAGGTCGGCGACGAGCAGGAGTGGGCGGCCCGCAGCCTCGGCGCGAACGCCGTACAGACGTTCCGGCTGATCACCCTGCCGACCATCAAGTGGGCGGTCATCTACGGCGTCGTGCTGGCGCTGGCCCGGTCGGTCGGTGAGTACGGCGCGGTGAAGATCGTGTCCGGCAACGTCATCGGATCGACCCAGACCGCGACGCTCCTGGTCGAGGAGCGCTACCAGGCGTTCGACCAGCCCACGGCGTACGCCGTCGCGTTCATGCTCGCGATGGCCGCCGTCATCTGCATCGTGATCGTCGCGATCCTCCGTCCCAAGCACAGCGAAGCCTGA